One window of the Eucalyptus grandis isolate ANBG69807.140 chromosome 8, ASM1654582v1, whole genome shotgun sequence genome contains the following:
- the LOC104414519 gene encoding trans-resveratrol di-O-methyltransferase: MNLGNGDRGATASELLQAQALIWNHTYSFIKSVCLKWAIELAIPDIIHHHGRPMTLQELVSALHVQPTKAHCIRRLMRILVHSGLFGLRDLEEADDQTGYVLTCVSRLLVKDNALSAEPFALLAVRLLPKGRWQDLSAWLRDGEDVHPTAFEMAHGVPAWEAWRSPEVSSLFNEAMASDSSLIARVVVDTCGGVFEGLSSVVDVGGGTGTMGKAITEAFPHLECTVFDQPHVVDGLVGSERVKFVGGNMFVEIPPADAVILKWILHDWSDEKCIEILKRCREAVSCQGKVGKIIMIDMVVGSQTEDHESTETQLFFDMLMMVTFNAKERDEKEWAKLFADAGFSGYEIVSHLGLRSLIEIYP, from the exons ATGAATTTGGGTAATGGAGACAGGGGTGCGACCGCTAGCGAGCTCCTCCAAGCTCAAGCCCTCATATGGAACCACACATATAGCTTCATCAAATCAGTgtgcctaaagtgggccattgAACTAGCCATACCCGACATAATCCATCACCATGGCCGACCCATGACCCTCCAGGAACTCGTCTCCGCGCTCCATGTTCAACCCACCAAAGCTCACTGCATCCGTCGCCTCATGCGCATTCTCGTCCACTCCGGCTTGTTCGGGCTGCGGGACCTTGAAGAAGCAGATGACCAAACGGGTTATGTGCTTACCTGCGTGTCCCGGCTTCTCGTAAAGGACAACGCCTTGAGTGCAGAGCCCTTTGCGCTGTTGGCGGTGAGACTTTTACCCAAGGGCCGGTGGCAGGATCTGAGCGCGTGGCTGAGGGATGGAGAAGATGTCCATCCAACAGCATTCGAGATGGCACACGGCGTGCCCGCTTGGGAGGCGTGGCGCAGTCCTGAGGTCAGCAGCTTGTTCAACGAGGCGATGGCGAGCGACTCGAGTCTAATAGCGAGGGTGGTGGTGGACACATGTGGAGGAGTGTTCGAGGGGCTGAGCTCGGTGGTCGACGTTGGAGGCGGAACCGGGACGATGGGTAAGGCCATCACGGAGGCGTTCCCGCACTTGGAGTGCACGGTGTTCGATCAGCCACACGTGGTGGACGGTTTGGTGGGAAGTGAGAGGGTGAAGTTTGTCGGAGGCAACATGTTTGTGGAGATACCCCCGGCGGATGCAGTCATTCTCAAG TGGATATTGCACGACTGGAGCGACGAAAAATGCATCGAGATACTGAAGCGATGCAGAGAAGCGGTGTCATGTCAAGGCAAGGTCGGAAAAATCATTATGATAGATATGGTAGTTGGCAGTCAAACAGAAGATCATGAATCCACCGAAACGCAACTCTTCTTTGATATGTTGATGATGGTGACCTTCAATGCGAAGGAAAGGGATGAAAAGGAGTGGGCAAAGCTGTTTGCTGATGCTGGCTTTAGCGGTTATGAGATTGTCTCTCACCTGGGGCTTCGTTCTCTTATTGAGATTTATCCTTGA